A region of Alteromonadaceae bacterium 2753L.S.0a.02 DNA encodes the following proteins:
- a CDS encoding gamma-glutamyl AIG2-like cyclotransferase → MNIFTYGSLMYSEVWQYVVNGLYASQKATISGYKRVAVRDENYPMLIPDNSQGEVAGVLYMQVSEQDIENLDAFEGAQYDRISTQVNIDASHIEMAEVYIANAVGLELALEQAWDQTRFETFGLAQFCENYLGYSRLT, encoded by the coding sequence GTGAACATATTTACCTACGGTTCTTTGATGTACTCTGAAGTGTGGCAGTATGTTGTGAATGGTCTGTACGCTTCTCAAAAAGCCACCATAAGCGGCTACAAACGTGTTGCTGTGCGCGATGAAAATTACCCGATGCTGATACCCGATAACTCTCAAGGTGAGGTAGCTGGGGTGCTCTATATGCAGGTTTCTGAGCAAGATATCGAAAATCTCGATGCGTTTGAAGGTGCACAATACGATCGTATCTCCACACAAGTTAATATCGATGCATCCCATATTGAAATGGCAGAGGTTTACATCGCTAATGCGGTTGGCCTCGAATTAGCACTGGAGCAAGCCTGGGACCAAACTCGTTTTGAAACCTTTGGCCTCGCGCAATTTTGCGAAAACTACCTCGGCTATTCCCGCTTGACTTGA
- a CDS encoding excinuclease ABC subunit B produces the protein MNLEKQPRPFKVNAKYKPAGDQPAAIEKLHQGIDAGLAHQTLLGVTGSGKTFTIANLVEKLQRPTMIMAHNKTLAAQLYGEFKEFFPDNAVEYFVSYYDYYQPEAYVPSSDTFIDKDASVNEHIEQMRLSATKALMEREDALIVATVSAIYGLGDPDSYLKMMLHLSRGDQIDQRAVLRRLAELQYTRNDTDFHRGTYRVRGEIIDIFPADSEIHAVRLELFDDEVEDISLFDPLTGEILGKLPRCTVYPKTHYVTPRQTILDAVSYIEDELKTRLDQFRDMDKLVEAQRLEQRTKYDLEMMRELGYCTGIENYSRYLSGRDAGQPPPTLFDYLPKNALLVIDESHVTVPQIGGMYRGDRSRKETLVEYGFRLPSALDNRPLRFDEWEQLAPQVVFVSATPGPYEAEHQGQIVEQVVRPTGLVDPEIEVRPAGSQVDDCLSEIHKRVDAGERVLITVLTKRMAEDLTEFLMEHGVRVRYLHSDIDTVERVEIIRDLRLGEFDVLVGINLLREGLDMPEVSLVAIFDADKEGFLRSDRSLIQTIGRAARNVNGKAILYGDNMTGSMQRAIDETNRRREKQIAFNKEHGITPKGIVKNIADIMEGARAPGARPGSKRKVAERKGSYALDIPEGKDIWHHISDLEKAMFEAAKNLEFEKAASIRDKIAEMKEQA, from the coding sequence ATGAACCTGGAGAAGCAACCCAGACCTTTTAAAGTAAATGCAAAATACAAACCTGCTGGTGATCAGCCCGCTGCGATCGAAAAATTGCATCAGGGTATTGATGCCGGGCTGGCCCATCAAACATTGCTTGGTGTAACTGGCTCGGGAAAAACATTTACCATAGCCAATCTGGTGGAAAAATTACAGCGGCCCACCATGATAATGGCGCACAACAAAACGCTGGCGGCGCAACTATACGGCGAATTTAAAGAGTTTTTCCCAGACAATGCGGTTGAGTATTTTGTGTCTTACTACGACTATTATCAGCCGGAAGCCTACGTGCCATCTTCCGATACTTTTATCGACAAAGATGCCTCGGTGAATGAACATATCGAACAAATGCGCCTTTCAGCCACAAAAGCTTTGATGGAACGTGAAGATGCATTAATCGTAGCAACGGTTTCCGCAATTTATGGTTTGGGCGATCCAGATTCCTACCTGAAAATGATGTTGCATCTTTCACGGGGTGACCAAATTGATCAACGTGCTGTATTGCGCCGCCTCGCAGAATTGCAATACACGCGCAACGATACAGACTTTCATCGCGGTACCTATCGGGTACGCGGTGAAATCATTGATATTTTTCCGGCAGATTCGGAAATTCATGCGGTACGTTTGGAACTGTTTGATGATGAAGTCGAAGATATTTCGCTATTCGATCCTTTAACCGGTGAAATACTGGGCAAATTACCCCGTTGCACGGTCTACCCCAAAACACACTATGTGACGCCGCGCCAAACCATTCTTGATGCGGTTAGCTATATCGAAGATGAACTAAAAACCCGTCTCGATCAATTTCGCGATATGGATAAGCTGGTGGAAGCGCAGCGTTTAGAGCAGCGCACCAAATACGATTTGGAAATGATGCGTGAACTGGGTTATTGCACAGGCATTGAAAATTACTCGCGCTATCTTTCCGGTCGTGATGCAGGGCAGCCGCCACCCACTTTATTTGATTATTTACCAAAAAATGCACTTCTTGTTATCGACGAAAGCCATGTAACAGTACCCCAAATTGGCGGTATGTATCGCGGTGACCGATCCCGTAAAGAAACCCTGGTGGAATATGGGTTTCGCTTGCCATCGGCGCTGGATAACCGGCCACTGCGTTTTGATGAATGGGAACAGCTCGCACCCCAGGTGGTTTTTGTATCCGCCACGCCTGGCCCGTACGAAGCAGAACACCAAGGCCAGATTGTTGAGCAGGTAGTGCGTCCGACAGGCCTGGTCGACCCCGAAATAGAAGTACGCCCTGCCGGTTCGCAAGTTGACGATTGCTTATCTGAAATTCATAAACGGGTCGATGCTGGTGAACGGGTTTTAATCACCGTACTCACCAAGCGCATGGCAGAAGACCTTACGGAATTCCTTATGGAACACGGCGTGAGAGTGCGCTATTTACACTCGGATATCGATACGGTGGAGCGCGTCGAAATTATTCGCGACTTACGGCTCGGCGAATTTGATGTGCTGGTGGGAATTAACCTTTTGCGGGAAGGGCTCGATATGCCGGAGGTTTCCCTGGTGGCGATTTTCGATGCGGACAAAGAAGGTTTTTTACGATCTGATCGTTCTCTGATACAAACAATTGGCCGCGCAGCTCGAAATGTGAATGGCAAAGCCATTCTCTACGGCGATAATATGACGGGCTCCATGCAGCGGGCTATCGACGAAACCAATCGTCGTCGCGAAAAACAAATTGCTTTTAATAAAGAACATGGGATTACGCCAAAAGGTATCGTTAAAAATATTGCTGACATAATGGAAGGTGCTCGTGCTCCCGGAGCAAGACCTGGCAGCAAGCGAAAAGTGGCCGAGCGTAAAGGAAGTTACGCATTGGATATCCCCGAGGGTAAGGATATCTGGCATCATATTTCTGATTTGGAAAAAGCGATGTTCGAGGCAGCTAAAAACCTGGAATTTGAGAAAGCCGCAAGCATACGTGACAAAATCGCAGAGATGAAGGAGCAAGCGTGA
- a CDS encoding 23S rRNA (guanine2445-N2)-methyltransferase / 23S rRNA (guanine2069-N7)-methyltransferase → MNSNYFATCPKGLESLLKQELTDLGSSEVRETVAGVYFAGGLEVAYRACLWSRLANKVLLPLEKGPIRVASELYSTANAIPWEEHLPENGTLVVDFLGTNQAIRHTQFGAQTVKDAVVDRLKDTRGERPSVDKEQPDLRINVRLAKDVAHISLDLSGESLHKRGYRLGRGEAPLKENLAAAILLRAGWPEIAARGGALLDPMCGSGTFLIEAAMMAADMAPGLIRARAVSELNSEELLVGEFGFVRWAKHDTDLWQTLLNEAQARFIAGRAQTIPEIRGYDNDPRVLGNARKNICGAALDDYIRVTLKPLEEFKKPTHTNLQDGLMVCNPPYGERLGEINALRYTYQVLGGVAKRELPGWVLAVFTGNKELAKAIGLWANKKYQLFNGAIASELLLYELRESGEQVISQNAMPVQGDTPQSLLHTPLSEGAQMVYNRLLKNRKRLNKWLEKQAITCYRVYDADMPEYAAAIDVYVSVDGDLRLHIQEYAAPKTVDEEKARLRFNELQHACVHAFKLQEHQLVTKQRVRNRGKQQYEKHDSSARELLFVKENFAELQINLRDYLDSGLFLDHRPLRLRIAKEARGKRFLNLFCYTATATVHAALAGASESVSVDMSNTYLDWARINFERNHINLKNHQLVRHNCVDWLNACRQGFDLIMLDPPSFSNSKKMAGVLDIQRDHVSLIKRCMELLNPGGRLYFSNNLRSFKLDQAALSHYKISDITQQTLDPDFQQNPKIHQCWQVEAV, encoded by the coding sequence ATGAATTCCAATTATTTTGCAACTTGTCCAAAAGGCTTAGAAAGTCTTTTAAAACAAGAACTTACAGATCTCGGTTCAAGCGAGGTGCGAGAAACTGTGGCCGGGGTATATTTTGCCGGCGGCCTAGAAGTTGCTTACCGGGCCTGCCTGTGGTCGCGCCTTGCCAATAAGGTGTTGCTGCCGCTTGAAAAGGGCCCGATAAGAGTTGCGAGTGAGCTCTACAGCACGGCAAACGCCATACCCTGGGAAGAGCATTTGCCCGAGAACGGCACCCTGGTGGTGGATTTTTTAGGTACTAACCAGGCGATACGACATACACAATTTGGGGCGCAAACCGTTAAAGATGCGGTGGTGGATCGCTTGAAAGATACTCGCGGTGAACGACCCAGCGTTGACAAAGAACAACCCGACCTGCGAATCAACGTGCGACTCGCCAAAGATGTTGCACATATTTCGTTAGACCTATCGGGTGAGAGCCTCCACAAACGCGGCTATCGTCTTGGACGGGGTGAAGCCCCCTTAAAAGAAAATCTCGCCGCAGCAATTTTGTTGCGCGCGGGGTGGCCTGAGATTGCAGCACGAGGCGGTGCCTTGCTCGACCCTATGTGTGGCTCCGGTACGTTTTTGATTGAAGCGGCAATGATGGCAGCTGATATGGCGCCGGGGCTTATTCGCGCACGGGCTGTGTCAGAGCTAAATAGCGAGGAATTACTTGTGGGCGAATTTGGATTTGTCCGCTGGGCCAAGCACGATACCGATTTGTGGCAAACGCTGCTCAATGAAGCGCAAGCGCGTTTTATCGCGGGCAGGGCGCAGACGATCCCAGAAATTCGCGGTTACGACAATGATCCGCGCGTGCTAGGCAATGCACGTAAAAATATTTGTGGTGCGGCGCTCGACGATTATATTCGGGTGACCTTAAAGCCGCTGGAAGAATTTAAAAAACCCACGCACACCAATTTGCAGGATGGCTTGATGGTGTGCAATCCGCCCTACGGTGAGCGATTAGGTGAAATAAATGCCCTTCGATACACCTACCAAGTGTTAGGAGGTGTCGCAAAACGAGAACTTCCCGGCTGGGTGCTGGCAGTTTTTACCGGGAACAAAGAGCTCGCCAAAGCCATCGGTTTGTGGGCCAATAAAAAATATCAGTTGTTTAACGGGGCGATCGCCAGCGAATTGTTACTCTACGAATTGCGTGAGAGCGGTGAGCAGGTTATTTCACAAAATGCAATGCCGGTACAGGGCGACACTCCGCAAAGTTTATTGCATACTCCATTGAGCGAAGGCGCGCAAATGGTTTATAACCGTTTGCTGAAGAACCGTAAAAGATTAAACAAATGGTTGGAAAAGCAAGCAATTACCTGTTATCGCGTTTACGATGCCGATATGCCAGAGTACGCCGCTGCCATTGATGTCTATGTATCTGTCGACGGTGATTTACGCTTGCATATTCAGGAGTACGCGGCGCCTAAAACCGTAGACGAAGAAAAAGCACGCCTGCGATTTAATGAACTACAGCACGCCTGCGTGCATGCGTTCAAATTGCAGGAGCATCAGCTGGTAACTAAACAGCGGGTGCGTAACCGTGGCAAGCAACAATATGAAAAACACGACAGTTCTGCGCGTGAACTGCTTTTTGTAAAAGAAAATTTCGCAGAGTTGCAAATTAATCTGCGCGACTATCTGGATTCCGGTTTGTTTCTGGATCATCGTCCACTGCGCTTACGCATTGCGAAAGAAGCGCGAGGCAAGCGCTTTTTAAATCTATTTTGTTATACCGCGACAGCAACAGTACATGCCGCATTAGCCGGTGCTTCCGAGTCGGTAAGCGTGGATATGTCAAACACCTATTTGGATTGGGCCAGAATAAATTTTGAACGCAATCATATTAACCTTAAAAATCACCAGCTGGTGCGTCACAATTGTGTAGACTGGCTAAATGCCTGTCGCCAGGGCTTTGATTTAATTATGCTGGACCCACCCAGTTTTTCTAATTCAAAAAAAATGGCGGGTGTGCTGGATATTCAGCGAGACCACGTTTCACTGATAAAACGCTGCATGGAGTTGTTAAATCCCGGTGGTAGGCTTTATTTTTCGAACAACTTACGGAGTTTCAAGTTGGATCAAGCCGCATTGTCGCACTACAAAATAAGTGACATAACGCAGCAGACGCTCGACCCAGATTTTCAACAGAACCCCAAAATACATCAGTGTTGGCAGGTGGAAGCCGTATGA
- a CDS encoding ribosome modulation factor, whose protein sequence is MRRQKRTSPVRAFSRGYRVGVAGKSKGLCPHTTGDARHEWLTGWREGREDHWNGFNTLAQVQKIQNFF, encoded by the coding sequence ATGAGACGTCAGAAAAGAACTTCACCTGTAAGAGCTTTTTCCCGCGGTTACCGGGTAGGAGTCGCAGGCAAATCGAAAGGCTTATGCCCACATACTACTGGTGATGCCCGACACGAATGGTTGACGGGATGGCGAGAAGGACGGGAAGACCATTGGAATGGTTTCAATACTCTGGCGCAAGTCCAGAAGATTCAAAATTTCTTTTAA
- a CDS encoding dihydroorotate oxidase A: MYRYARKLLFSLDPETAHDLSLDGIGAAERLHLLQPFVKKQVDAPSEVMGLKFPNSVGLAAGLDKNADYFNALGKLGFGFVEVGTVTPLPQPGNPQPRLFRLINEQGIINRMGFNNKGVDHLRQAVEKRRYQGILGINIGKNKVTPEADALSDYEKCMEAIYDKADYIAINISSPNTPGLRNLQFGETLTQLLTGIKIKQAELSNKYNRKVPIAVKIAPDMSDDQLKSVADSLVSQQFEAVIATNTTISREAIAHSPHKNEAGGLSGKPLTEKSTQVIRVLAEHLKGEMPIIGVGGIMSSADAVDKIQAGASLVQLYSGFIYQGPDLVAQAASAIAALK, encoded by the coding sequence ATGTATCGTTATGCCCGAAAGCTGCTGTTTTCGCTCGATCCGGAAACTGCGCACGATTTGTCGTTGGATGGAATTGGCGCAGCTGAGCGCTTGCATTTACTGCAACCTTTTGTAAAAAAGCAGGTTGATGCTCCCAGTGAGGTGATGGGTTTGAAATTTCCCAATAGTGTAGGCTTGGCCGCGGGGCTCGATAAAAATGCAGATTATTTCAATGCCTTAGGTAAGTTGGGTTTTGGCTTTGTTGAAGTCGGTACAGTCACGCCCTTACCACAACCGGGCAATCCTCAGCCGCGTTTGTTTCGCCTTATTAATGAACAGGGCATTATTAATCGCATGGGGTTCAATAATAAAGGCGTCGATCATTTGCGACAGGCTGTTGAAAAACGTCGTTATCAGGGAATTTTAGGTATCAATATTGGCAAAAATAAAGTGACCCCAGAAGCCGATGCGCTTTCGGATTATGAAAAGTGTATGGAGGCTATTTACGATAAAGCCGATTACATTGCGATTAACATCTCCTCACCCAATACACCAGGCTTACGGAATTTGCAATTTGGCGAAACTCTTACCCAGCTGTTAACAGGCATCAAAATTAAACAGGCAGAGCTTTCGAATAAATACAATCGTAAGGTGCCAATCGCTGTAAAAATAGCGCCAGATATGAGCGATGATCAATTAAAAAGCGTAGCAGATAGCCTTGTCTCGCAACAATTTGAAGCCGTTATAGCAACAAACACAACAATCTCGCGGGAAGCTATCGCGCACTCGCCACACAAAAATGAAGCCGGCGGCTTAAGTGGCAAACCTCTCACTGAAAAATCCACGCAGGTTATTCGCGTATTAGCGGAGCACTTAAAGGGGGAAATGCCCATTATTGGTGTGGGAGGTATTATGAGTTCAGCCGATGCCGTAGATAAAATTCAGGCGGGTGCCTCACTGGTGCAACTTTACAGCGGGTTTATTTATCAGGGGCCGGATTTAGTTGCGCAGGCCGCTAGCGCAATTGCTGCGCTGAAGTAG
- a CDS encoding outer membrane receptor for ferrienterochelin and colicin, producing MLRLPFQRLLCIPLWCLAAKTYCSDFDQNLFNLTLDELVDIPVSIANRSSTQLSQTPSSVTVFTRDQLRQMGIYTLEHLLNYVPGVQTARTQQDGVIQTPIFRGRGNQHGSSPNVLLMLDGRRLNSPVTGGAFDLPLNNLDWIEQIEIIRGPGSALYGANAFNGVINIVTRIEAGTVSARVGELDTNSGAVQLKQAIGDAQLGVYLAGYRDEGETYSPFYTFFDETYKTNDPFKRNTVASSLSYRNLSVDTYYTRAQLDNYVQGSILSNGNNRYETTLNSFRIGYSALHGENWNLNLNSEYMDFTGDFFIGLMPAKVASEIWWSDASERVPIGGNHLEWQYTLFSVDGKYTGTSRHILSYGAEYRYEEVAPNPFHGNWDQQVMEASRGTRILPCDCINRGFWYRGERADFLPESQRSIENVWIQDQWQLTKELALTLGTRYDYYDDVGGHPSFRGSLVYNFLTDTQFKLIVGDAFRAPTISETRALIASNFVGNPNLEPETIKTVDAVWQQQWQAINISTTWSHSTIKNSVSLEPQNEEYQPGVIAFQPVNRNSLELQSLEFELNARIATSWLVRAGATHFIEFEKTGTAQNLAFAILNFNSTNGINANLNAYYHSHVLSRMKNNNEFDQDIYLDDFWNITFNLSYALSPGFEIFTTIENLGNESFRTYTTANNGLEYGIPSRGRVTTLGVRWRFSEARN from the coding sequence ATGCTCCGCCTACCATTCCAGCGGTTACTCTGCATTCCACTATGGTGTTTGGCTGCGAAGACATATTGCAGCGATTTCGATCAGAATTTATTCAACCTGACCCTCGATGAATTGGTAGATATACCGGTTTCTATTGCGAATCGATCCAGCACGCAACTCTCCCAAACCCCATCCAGCGTTACTGTATTCACCCGTGATCAACTTAGGCAAATGGGCATCTACACTCTGGAGCATTTACTGAATTACGTGCCCGGTGTACAAACCGCTCGTACCCAACAAGACGGCGTTATCCAAACACCCATATTTCGTGGTCGCGGCAATCAGCACGGCTCCAGCCCCAATGTCCTTTTAATGCTCGACGGACGTAGACTGAATAGCCCTGTTACCGGAGGCGCTTTTGATTTGCCGCTCAATAATCTCGATTGGATCGAACAGATCGAGATTATCCGAGGGCCCGGGTCAGCGCTTTATGGTGCCAATGCGTTCAATGGAGTCATTAATATTGTTACCCGCATAGAAGCCGGAACGGTGTCGGCGAGAGTTGGTGAATTGGATACCAACTCGGGCGCTGTACAGCTGAAGCAAGCTATCGGGGATGCTCAACTGGGTGTTTATCTTGCGGGATATCGTGACGAAGGAGAAACTTATTCGCCGTTTTACACTTTCTTCGACGAAACGTACAAAACCAATGATCCTTTCAAGCGCAACACAGTAGCTAGCTCGCTAAGCTATCGAAACCTAAGTGTTGACACTTACTATACCCGAGCACAACTCGATAATTATGTGCAGGGTTCGATTCTCAGTAACGGCAACAATCGTTATGAAACGACGCTGAACAGTTTTCGCATCGGCTACAGCGCGTTACACGGTGAAAATTGGAATCTAAACCTTAACTCCGAATATATGGACTTCACCGGTGATTTTTTTATAGGCCTAATGCCCGCTAAAGTTGCAAGCGAAATATGGTGGAGCGACGCAAGTGAGCGGGTTCCGATTGGCGGGAATCATCTCGAGTGGCAATACACGCTGTTTTCAGTGGATGGCAAATACACAGGAACCAGCCGGCATATACTGAGTTACGGTGCGGAATATCGGTATGAAGAGGTAGCGCCAAATCCGTTTCACGGAAACTGGGATCAACAGGTAATGGAAGCAAGCCGCGGCACCCGAATTTTGCCTTGCGATTGTATTAATCGGGGTTTCTGGTATCGCGGCGAACGCGCCGACTTTCTCCCCGAATCACAACGCAGCATAGAAAATGTCTGGATTCAGGATCAATGGCAACTGACTAAAGAGCTGGCCCTAACACTGGGTACACGTTACGATTACTATGATGACGTTGGCGGTCACCCTTCTTTTCGAGGTTCATTGGTATACAATTTCCTAACTGACACGCAATTTAAATTAATCGTTGGTGATGCCTTTAGAGCCCCCACAATTTCCGAAACACGTGCGCTCATCGCTTCTAATTTTGTTGGCAACCCTAATCTCGAGCCGGAAACCATCAAAACTGTTGATGCAGTTTGGCAGCAACAGTGGCAAGCAATCAATATTTCAACAACCTGGAGTCACAGCACCATTAAAAACAGTGTCTCACTCGAACCACAAAATGAAGAATACCAACCAGGCGTTATCGCTTTTCAACCCGTTAATCGCAATTCCCTGGAACTCCAAAGCCTTGAATTTGAATTAAACGCCCGTATCGCCACAAGCTGGCTTGTACGCGCCGGAGCAACTCACTTCATAGAATTCGAAAAAACCGGAACCGCACAAAATCTCGCATTCGCCATATTAAACTTCAATAGCACAAATGGCATAAATGCCAACTTAAATGCGTATTATCACAGTCATGTACTATCCCGGATGAAAAACAACAATGAATTTGACCAAGACATTTATCTGGATGATTTCTGGAATATTACATTTAATCTCAGTTACGCACTATCACCCGGTTTTGAAATTTTCACGACTATAGAGAATCTTGGTAACGAAAGCTTTCGAACCTACACAACGGCCAACAATGGCCTTGAATACGGAATACCCAGTCGCGGTCGAGTAACCACGCTTGGTGTTCGTTGGCGTTTTTCTGAAGCACGAAATTAA
- a CDS encoding uncharacterized protein DUF2835 (manually curated): MAQQVEISLSISADEYLKMYQGRASNVVARALDGRRIRFPAHILKPFVSHTGVQGHFLINFDAQNRFQSIVKIS; the protein is encoded by the coding sequence ATGGCACAGCAGGTAGAAATTAGTTTATCAATATCTGCTGACGAATATTTAAAAATGTATCAGGGCAGGGCAAGCAACGTTGTCGCTCGTGCCCTGGATGGTCGGCGCATACGGTTCCCAGCTCATATACTTAAGCCTTTTGTCTCACATACCGGTGTGCAGGGTCATTTCTTAATAAATTTCGATGCGCAGAATCGGTTTCAATCCATTGTAAAGATTTCATAA